AGTGCCTGGTAGGTGGTATCACGAGACCATTCCTGGGCTCAGCCGAGGGTCGGGCTAGAAGGGTCACTGCAGCTTCATGCCACTCCGGCGCCGAGAGTCCTTCCGGGCAATGGGGCTGAAGTTCACGATCTCCTTGTAGATGTGCTCTGAGGAaggcaggggtggtggtgggtgcTGAGGGCAAgcgcctgcctccctcccccagcagaCATGGTGCAGAGCGGGAAGTCCACTCAGCACAGGGAGAAAGAAGCACACGCAGGAGACTGTTTGCTCAGAGAGAAAGAGGCCACAGTCTCCAGGAGAAATGCCAGGGCCGCTGAGGCCAGGCGGGGAAACGAAGCCAGCAGAGGAGACAGGCTGCAGGCTGCGGGGAGAAGGCGCTGAGGCGCCCAGCCCTTACGCTTCCACTCGTCCACTGTGAGTTTCTCGCGTTCTAAGGAATCCTCGAGCGGCTGCtgggcctctgtctcctcctcaggGTCCCGGAAGGGCTCAAAGAAGGGGTGGGCGAGGGCCTGCGAGGCCGTCAGGCGCTTGTCCACGTCCAGCtccagcatcttctccagcaggTCTGTGGCTGCCATCACAGAGCATGAGCCTCCCGCCCCAGGCCTGGGAGAACCCAGCCCACCCGCGGGGACACAGACTGCAGGCCCCTGAGACTCACCCTGGGGGCTGGCACGCGGGAAGAGCTGAGAGAAATCCTTTTTGGGGCTTTGTGGCAGGGACTGGATGTAGGATTTGGCCTGGAAGACAGAACAGCAGAGTAATCCCCAGTTGTCAGCTCCTTGGGACTCAGGCCATAGGATCTAAAGCAGGGACCCCAGAAAAGCTGCTGAGCAGGGCTGAGGGCTCAGGTCTGAATCCAAAGTGAGATAAAGGCAAGAGCCCTTGCCAGGGCAGAGGGGTGGTGGGGGTGAGCCCACCTCCCTGACCCTGGTCAGCCAAGGGCACAGCCCCGGCCAGCCTGGGCCCATCTGCCACTCACCGCCTTGTCATTGAGCTTCTGCACAAACTCTGCACCCGGCACCCCGGTCACTTTCAGAATCTGGGTCAGCTGGTCCAGGTCTTGGCAGCAGGTTAAGGCTCGGCCTCACTCACTGGGGCGGGAGGTGGTCTGGAGCCGCCCTTCCCGCTGCCCCTCCATCAGGCCCGCCCAGCAGGGTGGACCATCCAGGCTCCAGACACTCACCTCCTCCTGTTTTCAGGAGTGGAGGTTCATCCTTCAGGATGCAGGTGAGACTTGCCACCTGCCAGGCTGGGTTAAGGGTCCCTCCCCACAAATGCTCCTGCAGGTGCCACCTTCCCAGCTTCATCCCACTCCGTCACCTCCGTGCATTTCTTTGTCTACTCCCCCCACAGCCTTGCATTCTGAGTTTGGCAGGGAGACCCCGTCTCGTCTCCCCAGTCCCAGTATGGCACACGGAGGTGCTCAACTGGTGCGTGTGGTGCCAAAACATCAAGTATTTTTCTGCAGGATGGTGGAATCACAGGTGACTGGTTTTCATCATTTTGCTTCTCTGCACTTTAAAATTACTCCACTGAGAAGCATGTATCACTTTCACATTAAGAAAAAGAGATTTAAGTAATAAAGTGTCTGTTGAAGGAATGAATCCCTGGATGAAGACTGGCTTTTCCAGCAAAGGATACAGTCTTTCCCCTTGAACAGTGTCTTCCCTGTCAGCATCTCTGCCATGATACAGCCCACAGACCAGATGTCCActgcagagggagggggaggaggtgtCACCTGGACCGGCTGGCCAGGACCCGACAGTTGGTCAACCCAGAGTCTCCAAGACAGGCTTGAGGCAGCCATCAGAGAAGACCCTCAGTCCCTTCCCTGGGGCAGCCAACCACTGACCAGTCTGATTGTAATGCATCCAGCTGAGAATCACCTCAGGGGCCCGGTACCAGCGGGTCACCACGTAACCCGTCATCTCCACATCCGTATGCCGTGCCAACCCAAAATCCAAGATCTACAACTCAGGGCACAAAGGGAAAAGAGCTCGCTGAGGAGAGGGGGCTCCTGGAGCAGCGTCTGGGGGCTCCGGTGGAAGAGGGGCCCACCCTGAGCTCAGGCTGACCCCGCCGCAGCCCAATCACCTTCAGCTCACAGTCCTCATTCACAGCGAGGTTGCCCGGCTTCAGGTCCTagaggagaggagagatggaGCGCTGGACGGAGGCAGAGATGAGGTGGCCCCACTCGGCCACCACCCAGCACGCGGCCCTGGCCCTTTCTCTGGGTGCCGGGCTTCTGTGCAGAGTGAGGGTTGGACCAGGTGTCCTCTGGGGTCCATCCAGCTCTAACATGCTCCTGACTCTTGGAGCCTGAAACACCCAGCTCAGCTTCACTGGTGACAGTTTCCCAAAAAGTTCCCCAAAACACAGCAATTCTTCTGAGCAGGACTTCTTGGGCCAAGGCTGGGTCTGAAAACTCCCTATCCCTGGCTCCCCTTGTGCCATCTCCCCCCAACTTCAAGAAGATCCcaggggtgggcagggcctttGAGGATGTAGCAGAGAAAGCACTCACCCTGTGGACGACCCCAGCTGAGTGGATGTACTGtgttggggagagagagggagaagcctGAGTCCAGAGTTCGGCTTTCATACCAGGTGCTTCGGGCTGGCTCAGAGACCACCTCTGCCCTGTCATGGCGTGTTCTCCCAAACCTTCAAGGCCTGGC
This genomic window from Bos mutus isolate GX-2022 chromosome 23, NWIPB_WYAK_1.1, whole genome shotgun sequence contains:
- the MAPK13 gene encoding mitogen-activated protein kinase 13 isoform X2; this encodes MSTIPYPSLTLHRSALQIPAQVIGLLDVFTPASSLRNFHDFYLVMPFMQTDLQKIMGMEFSEDKIQYLVYQMLKGLKYIHSAGVVHRDLKPGNLAVNEDCELKILDFGLARHTDVEMTGYVVTRWYRAPEVILSWMHYNQTVDIWSVGCIMAEMLTGKTLFKGKDYLDQLTQILKVTGVPGAEFVQKLNDKAAKSYIQSLPQSPKKDFSQLFPRASPQATDLLEKMLELDVDKRLTASQALAHPFFEPFRDPEEETEAQQPLEDSLEREKLTVDEWKQHIYKEIVNFSPIARKDSRRRSGMKLQ
- the MAPK13 gene encoding mitogen-activated protein kinase 13 isoform X1, giving the protein MSFTRKKGFYKQDVNKTAWELPKTYVSLTHIGSGAYGSVCSAIDKRSGEKVAIKKLSRPFQSEIFAKRAYRELLLLKHMQHENVIGLLDVFTPASSLRNFHDFYLVMPFMQTDLQKIMGMEFSEDKIQYLVYQMLKGLKYIHSAGVVHRDLKPGNLAVNEDCELKILDFGLARHTDVEMTGYVVTRWYRAPEVILSWMHYNQTVDIWSVGCIMAEMLTGKTLFKGKDYLDQLTQILKVTGVPGAEFVQKLNDKAAKSYIQSLPQSPKKDFSQLFPRASPQATDLLEKMLELDVDKRLTASQALAHPFFEPFRDPEEETEAQQPLEDSLEREKLTVDEWKQHIYKEIVNFSPIARKDSRRRSGMKLQ